A single window of Sphingobium sp. SCG-1 DNA harbors:
- the trbJ gene encoding P-type conjugative transfer protein TrbJ, giving the protein MTRSVRSRSRALRMTAALLAASVSTIPFLAAPALAQFGGIVYDPTNYAQNLLTATRALQQINNQITSIQNEATGLINQARNLTSLPFSSLQQLQHSVQRTQQLLGEAQRIAYNVQNIDQAFRTTYGNASMSASDQQLVAGARERWQNTVGGLQDAMRVQAGVVGNIDTNRTLMSALVGQSQGATGALQASQAGNQLLALQAQQLADLTAVVAANGRAQSLSEAERAAAAEQGREQRRRFLTPGAGYQPGNARMFPNGN; this is encoded by the coding sequence ATGACCCGTTCCGTTCGTTCCCGCTCGCGCGCATTGCGCATGACCGCCGCGCTTCTCGCCGCATCCGTTTCCACGATCCCGTTTCTGGCGGCGCCCGCCCTCGCGCAGTTCGGAGGGATCGTCTACGACCCCACGAACTACGCACAGAATCTTCTGACCGCCACGCGTGCGCTTCAGCAGATCAACAACCAGATCACCTCGATTCAGAACGAAGCGACCGGTCTGATCAATCAGGCGCGCAACCTTACAAGCCTGCCATTCTCGTCTCTCCAGCAGCTTCAGCATTCCGTGCAGCGCACCCAGCAACTTCTCGGTGAGGCGCAGCGCATCGCCTACAACGTCCAGAATATCGACCAGGCGTTCCGCACGACCTACGGCAATGCCTCGATGTCGGCGTCCGATCAGCAACTCGTCGCCGGCGCGCGCGAGCGCTGGCAGAACACCGTCGGCGGCCTGCAGGACGCCATGCGGGTGCAGGCCGGCGTTGTCGGCAACATCGACACCAACCGGACCCTGATGTCGGCGCTGGTCGGCCAGAGCCAGGGCGCGACAGGCGCGCTGCAGGCGAGCCAGGCCGGCAACCAGCTCCTTGCGCTGCAGGCACAGCAACTCGCCGATCTCACCGCCGTCGTCGCCGCCAATGGCCGTGCGCAGAGCCTCTCCGAAGCGGAACGCGCGGCGGCGGCCGAACAGGGCCGTGAGCAGCGCCGCCGCTTCCTGACGCCGGGCGCCGGCTATCAGCCGGGCAACGCCCGCATGTTCCCGAACGGCAACTGA
- the trbK-alt gene encoding putative entry exclusion protein TrbK-alt translates to MDGKMLARLGAVVFVAVAITATAIEMNRKEEAPEAWPSARTNQVQADPLRDELIRCQLLGEAGPRDPACLRAWAENRNRFLAPGARPAERLPDMPPAPQVNVTPQPGRTDQPNFEPAEPIAPPQLDQAR, encoded by the coding sequence ATGGACGGCAAGATGCTCGCCCGGCTTGGCGCCGTCGTATTCGTGGCGGTCGCGATCACCGCAACCGCGATCGAGATGAACCGGAAAGAGGAAGCGCCCGAGGCTTGGCCTTCCGCCCGGACAAATCAGGTGCAGGCCGATCCGTTGCGCGACGAGTTGATCCGCTGCCAGTTGCTCGGCGAGGCCGGTCCGCGTGATCCGGCATGCCTGCGCGCCTGGGCGGAGAACCGCAACCGCTTCCTCGCGCCCGGCGCGCGTCCTGCCGAGCGACTGCCGGACATGCCGCCAGCGCCGCAGGTCAATGTCACCCCCCAACCAGGCCGCACCGATCAGCCGAATTTCGAGCCCGCCGAACCGATCGCGCCGCCGCAGCTCGACCAGGCGAGATAG
- a CDS encoding SDR family NAD(P)-dependent oxidoreductase, giving the protein MTAGTEERQVALVTGSASGIGRSVADALRDAGYIVYAGMRGVEGHNAEAAGSLRAEGDDRIHPIEMDVLSEDSCVATVEEIHGSCGRLDVVVNNAGMLMNGMAESFTPDQFISILDTNAVSWLRVNRAVLPVLRSQGRGTIVYVGSTTTYIPEPFIGVYEASKAAGDALARAMALEVRPFGIESLFLVPGAFPIGTDHFADARSGEDRERNAAYAGLAGRLPALTQRIEHIDRENGLQLTVRSVGEHLAQALRLQSGDRADHVFVDGQAKGADAIAELIGQAQSRFFAKLGFGDLLPKHQIAMQR; this is encoded by the coding sequence ATGACCGCCGGTACGGAAGAGCGTCAAGTGGCACTGGTCACCGGCTCGGCGTCGGGCATCGGCCGCTCGGTCGCCGATGCGCTGCGCGATGCAGGCTACATCGTTTACGCCGGCATGCGCGGGGTAGAGGGTCACAATGCGGAGGCGGCCGGGTCGCTACGGGCGGAAGGCGACGACCGCATCCATCCGATTGAAATGGACGTTCTTTCCGAAGATAGCTGCGTGGCTACGGTCGAAGAGATCCACGGCTCGTGCGGCAGGCTCGACGTGGTGGTCAACAATGCCGGCATGCTGATGAATGGAATGGCGGAGAGCTTCACGCCGGACCAGTTCATCTCGATACTCGACACAAACGCCGTGTCCTGGCTGCGCGTCAATCGCGCAGTTCTGCCGGTGTTGCGGTCGCAGGGTCGGGGAACGATCGTCTATGTCGGTAGCACGACGACCTACATCCCCGAGCCCTTCATCGGCGTCTACGAGGCTAGCAAAGCTGCAGGCGACGCGCTCGCGCGGGCTATGGCGCTTGAGGTTCGGCCGTTCGGGATCGAGAGCCTGTTTCTCGTCCCGGGCGCCTTCCCCATCGGAACCGATCATTTCGCCGATGCCAGAAGCGGCGAAGATCGGGAGCGGAATGCCGCATATGCTGGGCTCGCGGGCCGGTTACCTGCGCTGACGCAGCGGATCGAGCATATCGACCGGGAGAACGGCCTCCAACTCACGGTGCGATCAGTCGGCGAACATCTCGCACAGGCGCTTCGCTTACAATCCGGCGATCGGGCGGATCACGTCTTCGTCGACGGGCAAGCGAAGGGCGCCGATGCTATCGCTGAGCTCATTGGGCAGGCGCAATCACGCTTTTTTGCGAAATTGGGTTTTGGCGACCTACTGCCAAAGCATCAAATCGCAATGCAGAGATGA
- the trbF gene encoding conjugal transfer protein TrbF gives MFKRPSTHYGKAAEPETPYQRAAHVWDERIGASRVQAKNWRLMAFGSLILSAGFATALVVQSARGTIVPWVVQVDRLGQAQAVAPAVADYRPSDPQIAFHLARFIEQVRSIPADAIIVRQNWLRAYDFTTDRGAMALNDYARANDPFVKVGRQQIAIDVSSVIRASPDSFRVAWVERRYENGQLAETTRWTAILTIVVQIPRNADHLRANPLGIYVNAISWSRELGQ, from the coding sequence ATGTTCAAACGACCCTCCACCCATTACGGCAAAGCCGCAGAGCCAGAGACCCCCTATCAGCGTGCCGCCCACGTCTGGGACGAGCGCATCGGCGCCTCGCGCGTCCAGGCGAAGAACTGGCGGCTGATGGCCTTCGGCTCGCTAATCCTGTCGGCCGGCTTTGCCACCGCGCTCGTCGTGCAGTCGGCGCGGGGAACGATCGTTCCATGGGTGGTGCAGGTCGATCGCCTCGGCCAAGCGCAGGCCGTCGCGCCTGCCGTCGCAGACTACCGACCGTCCGATCCGCAGATCGCCTTTCACCTGGCGCGCTTCATCGAGCAGGTCCGCTCCATCCCGGCCGATGCCATCATCGTGCGGCAGAACTGGCTGCGCGCCTATGATTTTACGACCGATCGCGGCGCCATGGCCCTGAACGATTACGCCCGAGCGAACGATCCGTTCGTCAAGGTCGGTCGCCAGCAGATCGCCATCGACGTTTCCAGCGTCATACGCGCGTCGCCCGACAGCTTCCGCGTCGCCTGGGTCGAGCGCCGCTATGAGAACGGTCAGCTCGCCGAGACCACACGCTGGACCGCGATCCTGACGATCGTGGTGCAGATTCCCCGCAATGCGGACCACCTCAGGGCGAATCCGCTCGGCATCTACGTCAACGCTATTTCTTGGTCACGGGAGCTTGGGCAATGA
- a CDS encoding SDR family oxidoreductase, protein MSGAGQVAIVTGGSGGIGRETVLRLVASGFNVVASYSSSETDARTLLAESETLPGRVVIMKADVSVAGDVEALFNKAEENFGGVDVLVTAAGIFKPTTFAEADEAHFDREMAVNLRGTFFCLVQAARRLRDGGRIVAISTTTLALKPPGYGIYNAAKAAIEAMIAILAKEVGGRSITANCVAPGPVETDFFLKGKSKEEIAARAAGAPSGRLGQPDDIADAIELLVSGKAQWINGQSVRANGGMA, encoded by the coding sequence ATGAGCGGTGCAGGTCAGGTCGCGATCGTCACTGGTGGATCGGGCGGCATCGGCCGCGAGACGGTGCTGCGGCTCGTCGCGAGCGGATTCAATGTCGTTGCAAGCTATTCATCGTCCGAGACGGATGCTCGGACCCTTTTGGCCGAAAGCGAAACCTTGCCCGGAAGGGTTGTAATTATGAAGGCCGATGTGTCGGTCGCCGGTGATGTCGAGGCCCTGTTCAATAAGGCGGAGGAGAACTTCGGCGGCGTCGACGTCTTGGTGACCGCCGCGGGCATCTTCAAACCAACCACCTTCGCCGAAGCGGACGAAGCGCATTTCGACCGCGAGATGGCCGTCAACCTGCGGGGAACATTCTTCTGCCTTGTACAGGCTGCACGCAGGCTGCGCGATGGTGGGCGGATCGTCGCGATCTCGACGACGACCCTAGCGCTCAAGCCCCCGGGCTATGGCATCTATAATGCCGCCAAGGCCGCAATCGAAGCCATGATCGCCATTCTCGCTAAGGAAGTCGGAGGCCGCAGCATCACCGCCAACTGCGTCGCGCCGGGTCCGGTCGAGACCGACTTCTTCCTGAAGGGCAAGAGCAAGGAGGAGATCGCCGCACGGGCCGCGGGTGCCCCCTCCGGTCGCTTGGGACAGCCCGACGACATCGCCGACGCCATTGAGTTGCTCGTGTCGGGGAAGGCCCAGTGGATCAACGGCCAGAGCGTGCGTGCCAATGGAGGCATGGCATGA
- a CDS encoding LysR family transcriptional regulator has translation MPDLTLDLRYLKYAVHVAEAGSFRRAAERLSIAQSTVSRRVQLLERQLGVSLFERSRSGVGLTPEGERFLQQASVGARYLRDAASEIRTVKRTTTGFVRFGLLEAFTACPIIDVLGRFRRRNPTIEVKLEEGTSEANTMGVKRGLLDAAISLNATVGSVFRVRRLCEPDLYIALSPLHNLAARQHLTWDEICDEIFLVRSDGAGRELTAMLHRMVGAVQGAVQLSIHQVSRETLLTMVEEGFGVTVTSAVSRAGITLIPFTAVRPPTATMISSRDNENPALPLLLKCFDTLPSVLPSSTV, from the coding sequence ATGCCCGATCTGACGCTAGACCTCCGCTACCTGAAGTACGCAGTCCATGTCGCCGAGGCGGGAAGCTTTCGCCGTGCTGCGGAACGGCTCTCGATCGCGCAGTCCACAGTGAGCCGACGCGTGCAGTTGCTTGAACGTCAGTTGGGCGTTTCGCTTTTTGAACGTTCGCGATCGGGAGTCGGTCTGACTCCTGAGGGGGAGCGCTTCCTCCAACAGGCTTCGGTGGGAGCGCGCTATCTTCGTGACGCCGCTAGTGAAATTCGAACCGTCAAGCGGACCACGACCGGGTTTGTACGGTTTGGATTGCTTGAAGCTTTTACAGCGTGCCCGATCATCGATGTTCTCGGCCGCTTCCGAAGGCGCAACCCGACAATCGAAGTCAAGCTGGAGGAAGGTACATCGGAGGCGAACACTATGGGCGTGAAGCGTGGTCTGCTGGATGCAGCGATCAGCCTAAACGCGACTGTTGGGTCTGTTTTTCGAGTTCGACGGCTTTGCGAACCTGATTTGTACATCGCGCTATCTCCGCTCCATAATTTGGCAGCGCGGCAACATCTCACATGGGATGAAATCTGCGATGAAATCTTCCTCGTTCGCTCGGATGGCGCCGGCCGCGAGCTTACCGCCATGCTTCACCGGATGGTAGGCGCCGTTCAAGGGGCGGTTCAACTCTCCATCCACCAAGTCAGCCGAGAGACCCTGTTGACGATGGTTGAGGAGGGGTTTGGCGTCACTGTCACAAGTGCGGTCTCCCGGGCGGGCATCACGTTGATCCCGTTCACGGCAGTGCGTCCGCCTACCGCCACGATGATATCGTCCCGTGACAACGAAAATCCTGCCCTGCCGCTGCTGCTGAAGTGTTTCGATACACTCCCCAGCGTTCTGCCGAGCAGCACAGTTTAG
- a CDS encoding TrbI/VirB10 family protein, translated as MSKNPPRNEELPDDDTQPLTGESVSAAPMRLRAEPPRVTRLSRKVLAGIGLVASVGLGGALVYALQTRDGGRPNEELYSTENRSTADGLAGLPRDYSGVPRLGPPLPGDLGRPIVGAQERGQPVPTPGIATSNPGISPEEQRRLQENETARTSRLFSGTETRAGASAAVSTIAPPALPDLASLGLAPPPATPSAQDRQNAFLNAATDRRTVAADRVVAPASPNILQAGAVISAALITGIRSDLPGQITAQVTENIYDSPTGRILLVPQGTRVIGQYDNNVQFGQSRVLLVWNRLIFPNGRSLILERQPGADAEGFAGLQDGVDYHWRDLANAAGLSTLLSVGAELAVDDDDRLVQAIRNGGQDTINDAGQQLVRHQLNVAPTLTIRPGFPVRVIVTQDLVLEPYGGV; from the coding sequence GTGAGCAAGAATCCGCCCCGGAACGAGGAACTGCCGGACGACGATACGCAGCCCTTGACCGGCGAGTCGGTCAGCGCCGCGCCGATGCGACTGCGCGCCGAGCCGCCGCGTGTCACCCGGCTGTCGCGTAAGGTCCTCGCGGGCATCGGCCTCGTCGCCAGCGTCGGGCTCGGCGGTGCTCTCGTTTATGCGCTTCAAACCCGCGATGGCGGGCGCCCGAACGAGGAACTCTATTCAACGGAGAACCGCTCGACCGCCGATGGCCTCGCCGGGTTGCCGCGTGACTATAGTGGCGTCCCTCGCCTTGGACCGCCGCTGCCCGGAGATCTCGGCCGGCCCATCGTCGGCGCGCAGGAACGCGGCCAGCCCGTGCCCACGCCCGGCATCGCTACCTCCAATCCGGGCATCAGTCCGGAGGAACAGCGCAGGCTGCAGGAGAATGAAACAGCCAGGACAAGCCGTCTCTTCTCCGGCACCGAGACGCGTGCTGGCGCCTCAGCCGCAGTCTCCACCATCGCGCCGCCGGCGCTCCCCGACCTGGCGAGCCTTGGCCTCGCGCCGCCGCCAGCGACACCCTCGGCGCAGGACCGCCAGAACGCTTTTCTCAATGCGGCTACCGATCGCCGCACCGTTGCCGCTGATCGCGTTGTTGCTCCGGCGTCGCCCAACATCCTTCAGGCGGGCGCAGTCATCTCGGCGGCGCTCATAACCGGCATCCGTTCCGACCTCCCGGGCCAGATCACCGCACAGGTAACCGAGAACATCTACGATAGTCCGACAGGCCGCATCCTTCTGGTGCCTCAGGGCACACGCGTCATCGGCCAGTACGACAACAATGTGCAGTTCGGCCAAAGCCGCGTTCTGCTGGTTTGGAACCGCTTGATCTTTCCGAACGGCCGGTCGCTCATTCTGGAGCGTCAGCCAGGTGCAGACGCTGAGGGGTTCGCCGGCCTGCAAGACGGCGTCGATTATCACTGGCGGGACCTCGCGAACGCCGCAGGCTTGTCGACGCTACTCAGCGTCGGCGCCGAACTCGCAGTCGATGACGACGATCGCCTTGTCCAAGCGATCCGAAACGGAGGTCAGGATACGATCAACGATGCTGGCCAGCAGTTAGTGCGTCACCAGCTCAATGTTGCGCCGACCCTCACTATCCGGCCTGGCTTTCCGGTGCGCGTCATTGTGACGCAAGATCTGGTTCTCGAACCATATGGAGGGGTATGA
- a CDS encoding ester cyclase — MDAITTTKGAVQDACLEALRRFYAAFSTGDAAELDHALTADWDEEPRNQGQEPGREPMKQFINGVRQALPDLTIEIKEVVFGGEKAAVRAEMRGTHSKDFFGVAATGKPYAIRLHEFHAFEGSQIAYTWHMEDWFGFLNQIGAWPVAPEGDEK, encoded by the coding sequence ATGGACGCCATCACCACCACCAAGGGTGCGGTCCAGGACGCATGCCTTGAAGCCTTGCGCCGGTTTTACGCGGCGTTTTCGACCGGCGACGCGGCCGAACTCGATCATGCACTGACCGCGGATTGGGACGAAGAACCCCGTAACCAGGGGCAGGAGCCCGGCCGCGAGCCGATGAAGCAGTTTATCAACGGCGTGCGCCAAGCGCTCCCCGACCTAACGATCGAGATCAAGGAGGTCGTCTTCGGCGGCGAGAAGGCTGCTGTTCGCGCCGAAATGCGCGGTACGCATTCGAAGGATTTCTTCGGTGTTGCTGCAACCGGCAAGCCTTACGCGATCCGCCTGCACGAGTTCCACGCGTTCGAAGGATCGCAAATTGCCTACACCTGGCACATGGAGGATTGGTTCGGTTTCCTGAACCAGATTGGCGCTTGGCCCGTCGCTCCTGAGGGAGACGAGAAATGA
- the trbL gene encoding P-type conjugative transfer protein TrbL yields MGGTGVIDHFLEVFTRYIDSGFGLLSGEVAFIATTLIVIDVTLAALFWSWGADDDIMARLVKKTLFVGVFAYIIGNWNNLARIIFESFAGLGLKASGTSFTTADLLRPGKVAQTGLDAGRPLLDSISSLMGYWSFFENFIQIACMFLAWALVLLAFFILAIQLFVTVIEFKLTTLAGFVLIPFGLFGKSAFMAERVLGNVISSGIKVLVLAVTIGIGSTLFSEFTSGFGGATPTIDEAMAIVLAALSLLGLGIFGPGIASGLVSGGPQLSAGAAVGTGLAAGGMVALGAGAVGAAASGGAALTGGAAAAARGGAAAAGGASTAYSLGAAGQSGAAGVASGLGGVARAGGRAAVSPLRRAASRAVESMRSSFNAGGKAAFEVTGGSSTMGSTVGDTARSANDGGPPAWAQRMRRSQRMTHAVQATAHAVRSGDAHGGGSSVNLSEGDR; encoded by the coding sequence ATGGGCGGCACAGGCGTCATCGACCATTTTCTCGAAGTCTTCACCCGCTACATCGATAGCGGCTTCGGCCTGCTCAGCGGCGAAGTCGCGTTCATCGCCACGACGCTGATCGTGATCGACGTGACGCTCGCCGCCTTGTTCTGGTCATGGGGCGCCGACGACGACATCATGGCGCGCCTAGTGAAGAAGACGCTGTTCGTCGGCGTCTTCGCCTACATCATCGGCAACTGGAACAACCTCGCCCGCATCATCTTCGAAAGCTTCGCCGGCCTCGGTCTGAAGGCCAGCGGCACCAGCTTCACCACAGCCGATCTCCTGCGCCCCGGCAAGGTCGCACAGACCGGACTAGACGCCGGCCGGCCGCTGCTGGACTCGATCTCCAGCCTGATGGGCTACTGGTCGTTCTTCGAGAATTTCATCCAGATCGCCTGCATGTTCCTCGCTTGGGCGCTGGTGCTGCTCGCCTTCTTCATCCTCGCCATCCAGCTCTTCGTCACGGTCATCGAGTTCAAGCTGACGACCCTCGCCGGCTTCGTGCTGATTCCGTTCGGCCTGTTCGGCAAATCCGCCTTCATGGCCGAACGCGTGCTCGGCAATGTCATCTCTTCCGGCATCAAGGTGCTGGTGCTCGCCGTCACCATCGGCATTGGCTCGACATTGTTCTCCGAGTTCACTTCCGGCTTTGGCGGGGCGACACCCACTATCGACGAAGCCATGGCGATCGTGCTCGCAGCCCTGTCGCTGCTCGGCCTCGGCATCTTCGGTCCCGGCATCGCCAGTGGTCTCGTCTCCGGCGGTCCGCAGCTCAGCGCCGGCGCCGCGGTCGGAACCGGCCTCGCCGCAGGCGGCATGGTCGCGCTCGGTGCAGGCGCCGTCGGCGCCGCGGCATCCGGTGGCGCGGCCCTGACCGGAGGAGCGGCCGCAGCCGCTCGCGGCGGCGCAGCCGCCGCGGGAGGCGCATCCACCGCTTATAGCCTCGGCGCGGCCGGACAGTCGGGCGCGGCCGGGGTCGCATCTGGGCTCGGCGGCGTTGCCCGCGCTGGCGGACGTGCCGCTGTCTCGCCGCTGCGTCGCGCGGCATCGCGTGCGGTCGAAAGCATGCGCTCCAGCTTCAACGCCGGCGGCAAGGCCGCATTCGAGGTGACGGGCGGCTCTTCCACCATGGGTTCGACCGTCGGCGATACCGCCCGTTCCGCTAATGACGGCGGGCCGCCCGCATGGGCCCAGCGGATGCGCCGCTCGCAGCGCATGACCCATGCCGTCCAGGCCACGGCCCATGCCGTCCGCTCCGGCGACGCCCATGGCGGCGGCTCCTCCGTCAATCTTTCCGAAGGCGATCGCTGA
- the trbG gene encoding P-type conjugative transfer protein TrbG: MKPSFRKAGSPASHILIFPALRKSALPFVLLATSALAGCATTTPPPEISYDNAAPAVQTIDPPAPVQVVELPQPLPLPGQMKPVEETRRAPESADPAARVNQANAAARIQPVRDGFINSMQVYPFTRGALYQVYTAVGQITDVALQPGEQLVGAGPVAAGDTVRWIIGDTESGSGATRQIHILVKPTRADLMTNLVINTNLRTYHMELRSTERTYMASVSWQYPQDQLIALRRHNAEAQASQPVASGVDLANVNFRYAIEGDRAPWRPLRAFDDGRQVFIEFPRGIGQGEMPPLFVVGPEGNTSELVNYRVRGHHMIVDRLFAAAELRFGSGDRQKRVRVTRTDGRPAS, translated from the coding sequence ATGAAACCGTCTTTCCGTAAAGCCGGAAGCCCGGCTTCACACATCCTGATATTTCCGGCTCTGCGCAAATCCGCACTGCCGTTCGTGTTGCTGGCGACGTCCGCGCTCGCCGGCTGCGCTACCACCACGCCGCCGCCGGAAATCTCCTACGACAATGCCGCACCGGCCGTGCAGACCATTGATCCGCCCGCGCCTGTGCAGGTTGTCGAGTTGCCGCAGCCGCTACCGCTGCCGGGTCAGATGAAGCCGGTTGAGGAGACGCGGCGCGCGCCCGAGTCGGCCGATCCTGCGGCGAGGGTGAACCAGGCCAATGCGGCCGCGCGCATCCAGCCAGTGCGGGACGGCTTCATCAACTCGATGCAGGTCTATCCCTTCACCCGGGGCGCGCTTTATCAGGTCTACACGGCCGTCGGGCAAATCACGGACGTTGCATTGCAGCCCGGCGAACAGCTCGTTGGCGCCGGTCCCGTTGCCGCCGGCGATACGGTGCGCTGGATCATCGGCGATACCGAGAGCGGTTCAGGAGCGACGCGCCAAATCCACATCTTGGTGAAGCCGACCCGTGCGGACCTGATGACAAACCTGGTTATCAATACCAACCTGCGCACCTATCATATGGAGCTCCGCTCAACCGAGCGGACCTATATGGCGTCTGTCTCCTGGCAGTATCCGCAGGATCAGCTGATCGCATTGCGCCGACACAACGCCGAGGCGCAGGCCTCACAGCCTGTGGCCAGCGGCGTCGACCTCGCCAACGTCAACTTCCGCTATGCGATCGAGGGCGACCGCGCGCCGTGGCGACCGCTGCGCGCTTTCGATGACGGTCGTCAGGTCTTCATCGAATTCCCGCGTGGCATTGGCCAGGGGGAGATGCCGCCGCTGTTCGTGGTCGGTCCCGAGGGCAACACCTCCGAGCTGGTCAACTACCGCGTTCGCGGTCACCACATGATCGTCGACCGGCTCTTCGCTGCGGCCGAACTGCGCTTCGGCTCTGGCGATCGTCAGAAGCGCGTTCGCGTCACCCGCACCGACGGGAGGCCCGCATCGTGA
- a CDS encoding DUF2274 domain-containing protein, which translates to MSKLKLGPIADEKPVKVQVELPATLHQDLVDYGDLLGREQGQSAIEPAKLIVPMLLRFIATDRGFARARRGSTLNN; encoded by the coding sequence ATGTCGAAGCTGAAGCTTGGACCCATCGCAGATGAGAAGCCGGTCAAGGTGCAGGTCGAACTACCCGCGACACTCCACCAGGACCTTGTCGACTACGGTGACCTACTGGGCCGCGAGCAGGGGCAGTCTGCTATCGAGCCCGCTAAGTTAATTGTCCCCATGCTACTGCGGTTCATCGCAACCGACCGGGGCTTCGCGAGGGCGAGACGAGGGAGCACACTCAACAACTAA